The Wansuia hejianensis genomic interval AGGATAATCATACTCTACAGTCTGAATGAGTTCACCAACTTCAATCTCCGTATCAAGTTCTTCCTCAATTTCTCTTATCAACGCCTGCTGCGGAGTTTCTCCCTCTTCAACCTTTCCGCCTGGAAATTCCCATTGGCCTTTGAACTCTCCATAGCCCCTGGCCGTGGCAAAAATCGCGTCACCCTTCCGAATAACCGCCGCAACAACTCTAATCGTTTTCATATCTTCCGTTTCCAATCATCTTATTCTTCTGGTTTCATTCGGATGTCTCCACTGGTTGTGACTATTTCCCCTTTTTGGGCATGCA includes:
- a CDS encoding (deoxy)nucleoside triphosphate pyrophosphohydrolase encodes the protein MKTIRVVAAVIRKGDAIFATARGYGEFKGQWEFPGGKVEEGETPQQALIREIEEELDTEIEVGELIQTVEYDYPNFHLSMDCFWAVVKTGKLVLKEAEAARWLTKEELDSVNWLPADIDLIQRLKGKL